In a genomic window of Flavobacteriales bacterium:
- a CDS encoding TonB-dependent receptor plug domain-containing protein — translation MRRSGLIIAFLTLTNILFAQQKGYIRGNIGDGQFGGPLIGANVTIPALSGVGATTDFDGNYSITVEPGTYEVKVSYISFADQVFKDIVVKAGEVTKLDAVLQMASQEVGMVEVVATVRKNSEAGVLMDIKNATVVTDGLSAQTFRKVGDSDLSGAIRRVTGVTVQNGKYVYVRGLGDRYTKSVLNGMPLPGLDPDVNAVQINIFPTSVLENVSVSKTFSPDLWGDFTGGLVNVVTKKFPEEKTTQIGLSFTYVPGQHFNKDYILYTRSKTDFFGFDDGMRKLPIDGQTKIPDETQINPQLETITRSFNQELSAKKTLAFMNTSFNFNHGNQINKENGTTYGYNFVFRYASERSFYKGYQSNDYLKNQTDTVIQLERQRTRVGDVGNETVLWNALLTGSMKKGKSSYTAMLLYNQGNQSSASQRINQDFEQNQATLVENILTYSQRSMANFQLSGSHRVGIAELDWGNSFSYSRVYDPDFRETRISVTDGDTALTTGNGAGINRFWRNLNEFNETFRFDAKLKVHENISVKVGAAETYRTRDFTVFSYKHRPNNLNDVSFDPNWYLQSNNIWSADPSSPNYRNGTYTIGDPQPANQYKAQQNVAAVYLMAEQQVLKKLNLIYGLRIEHTLMYYTGVNETNTQRYLHQTTLNTPSFLPALNLVYKANDKMNLRAGYSRTIARPSFKEKSQAEIYDPITKRTFSGNIDLHLTNIDNADLRYEFFIGGKDMISLGGFYKRFDGHIELVSFETAPDNYKPRNSGIAHVFGGEFEIRKGLRQHTSSAFLQGFFLAANVTIVKSMVDMTSVFVDNNGKTELQLRQEHARAGETISRYRPMTGQSPYAVNASISYELPDNRGNISLAYNVQGDQLTIIGSGRVPDVYTIAFHSLNFNAYVNVGEKRNSRITLRVQNMINDDRTLVYRSYKAADQKFTSYLPGPSIRLAYQYTF, via the coding sequence ACATCGGAGACGGTCAGTTCGGAGGTCCATTGATCGGTGCCAACGTGACCATTCCTGCGCTTTCCGGAGTTGGGGCCACCACCGATTTTGATGGCAACTATTCCATTACGGTGGAACCGGGCACTTACGAAGTGAAAGTTTCGTACATCTCTTTTGCCGATCAGGTGTTTAAAGACATTGTGGTGAAGGCCGGGGAAGTGACCAAGCTCGATGCGGTATTGCAAATGGCATCGCAGGAAGTGGGAATGGTGGAGGTGGTGGCCACGGTGCGCAAGAACTCCGAGGCGGGTGTGCTGATGGACATCAAGAATGCCACGGTGGTAACGGACGGACTTTCGGCACAGACCTTCCGCAAGGTGGGCGATTCCGATCTTTCGGGTGCCATCAGAAGGGTTACGGGTGTTACGGTACAGAACGGCAAATACGTTTATGTGCGCGGATTGGGCGACCGATACACCAAATCGGTGTTGAACGGCATGCCTTTGCCAGGGCTCGATCCCGATGTGAATGCCGTGCAGATCAACATCTTTCCGACCTCCGTTCTGGAGAATGTGAGCGTTTCCAAAACCTTCTCTCCCGACCTTTGGGGCGATTTTACGGGTGGTCTGGTGAATGTGGTCACCAAGAAATTCCCGGAGGAGAAAACCACACAGATCGGGCTGAGTTTTACGTACGTTCCCGGTCAGCATTTCAATAAGGACTACATCCTATACACACGTAGTAAGACCGATTTTTTTGGCTTTGATGATGGCATGCGCAAACTGCCGATAGACGGTCAGACCAAGATTCCTGATGAGACCCAGATCAATCCGCAGCTGGAGACCATTACCCGCAGTTTCAATCAGGAACTGAGCGCTAAAAAGACCTTGGCGTTCATGAACACTTCGTTCAATTTCAACCACGGCAATCAGATAAACAAGGAGAACGGAACCACCTACGGTTACAACTTCGTTTTCCGATATGCCAGCGAACGCTCATTCTACAAAGGCTATCAGTCCAACGATTATCTGAAGAATCAGACAGATACCGTGATCCAACTGGAGCGCCAGCGTACGCGTGTGGGGGATGTAGGCAATGAGACCGTGCTTTGGAACGCCCTGCTCACCGGAAGTATGAAAAAGGGGAAAAGCAGCTACACCGCCATGTTGCTTTACAATCAGGGCAATCAATCTTCTGCCTCGCAACGTATCAATCAGGATTTTGAGCAGAATCAGGCCACCTTGGTCGAGAACATCCTCACATACTCGCAGCGCAGCATGGCCAACTTCCAACTTTCAGGCTCGCATCGGGTAGGAATAGCCGAATTGGATTGGGGAAATTCATTCTCCTACTCGCGTGTATACGACCCTGATTTCCGCGAAACGCGCATCTCAGTTACCGATGGCGACACGGCCCTTACAACAGGCAACGGTGCTGGCATCAACCGTTTCTGGAGAAACCTGAACGAATTCAACGAGACCTTCCGTTTTGATGCCAAGCTCAAAGTGCACGAAAACATTTCGGTGAAGGTCGGAGCTGCGGAAACCTATCGTACCCGCGATTTCACGGTCTTCTCTTACAAGCATCGCCCCAATAACCTCAATGATGTGAGTTTCGACCCGAACTGGTATCTGCAGAGCAACAACATCTGGTCTGCCGACCCGTCTTCGCCCAATTACCGAAACGGCACTTACACCATCGGAGATCCGCAGCCGGCCAACCAGTACAAAGCTCAACAGAACGTGGCGGCAGTTTACCTCATGGCAGAGCAGCAAGTACTTAAGAAACTCAACCTTATCTACGGGCTGCGTATAGAACATACGCTCATGTATTACACCGGGGTGAACGAAACCAATACGCAACGCTACCTGCATCAGACAACGCTGAACACACCGAGCTTTCTGCCTGCGCTGAACCTGGTGTACAAGGCCAACGACAAGATGAACCTCCGTGCCGGCTACAGCCGCACCATTGCCCGTCCTTCCTTCAAGGAAAAGTCGCAGGCGGAGATCTACGACCCGATCACCAAGCGGACTTTCTCAGGAAACATCGACCTGCACTTGACCAACATTGACAATGCCGACCTGCGTTACGAATTCTTCATCGGAGGTAAGGACATGATCTCGTTGGGCGGATTCTACAAACGGTTCGATGGTCATATTGAACTTGTTTCGTTTGAGACCGCACCGGACAACTACAAACCCCGTAACTCAGGTATTGCGCACGTTTTCGGGGGCGAGTTCGAGATACGGAAAGGCCTGCGTCAGCACACTTCTTCCGCATTCCTGCAAGGGTTCTTCCTTGCCGCCAACGTGACCATCGTAAAGTCGATGGTAGATATGACCAGCGTGTTTGTGGACAACAACGGTAAGACCGAGCTGCAGCTGCGCCAAGAGCATGCACGTGCAGGAGAGACCATCTCGCGGTATCGCCCCATGACGGGCCAGTCGCCCTATGCGGTCAATGCCAGCATCTCGTACGAGTTGCCGGACAACCGTGGTAACATCTCCTTGGCATACAACGTTCAGGGCGATCAGCTCACCATCATCGGTTCGGGCCGTGTGCCAGATGTTTACACCATCGCCTTCCACAGCCTCAACTTCAATGCGTATGTGAATGTGGGCGAGAAGCGCAATTCGCGCATCACGCTGCGCGTGCAGAACATGATCAATGACGACCGTACGCTGGTGTATCGCTCCTACAAGGCTGCCGACCAGAAATTCACCAGCTACCTGCCGGGGCCGAGCATCCGATTGGCGTATCAGTATACGTTCTAA